Proteins encoded together in one Benincasa hispida cultivar B227 chromosome 1, ASM972705v1, whole genome shotgun sequence window:
- the LOC120081338 gene encoding polyadenylate-binding protein 2-like, producing MAAQVQAQPQNAISGVNPAANGGANFVTTSLYVGDLDLNVTDSQLYDIFNQVGQVVSVRVCRDLTTRRSLGYGYVNYSNPQDAARALDVLNFTPLNGKPIRVMYSHRDPSIRKSGAGNIFIKNLDKAIDHKALHDTFSAFGSILSCKVALDSSGQSKGYGFVQFDNEESAQKAIEKLNGMLLNDKQVYVGPFLRKQERDGVVDKSKFNNVFVKNLSETTTEEDLNKAFSEFGTLTSIVVMRDADGKSRCFGFVNFENADDAARAVDALNGKLVDDKEWYVGKAQKKSEREVELKHRFEQTMKEAADKYQGANLYIKNLDDSIGDDKLKELFAPFGTITSCKVMRDPNGISRGSGFVAFSTPEEASRALIEMNGKMVVSKPLYVALAQRKEDRRARLQAQFSQIRPVPMAASVAPRMPIYPPGGPGIGQQVFFGQGPPAMIPSQGGFGYQQQLVPGIRPGGGPMPNFFVPMVQQGQQGQRPGGRRAGAVQQTQQPVPMMQQQMLPRGGRVYRYPPGRGLPDVPMPGVAGGMFSVPYDMGGMALRDAAHSQPIPIGALASALANATPDQQRTMLGENLYPLVEQLEPENAAKVTGMLLEMDQTEVLHLLESPEALKAKVAEAMEVLRNVAAAQQQQAGNAADQLASLSLTENLVS from the exons ATGGCGGCTCAGGTGCAAGCTCAGCCTCAGAATGCTATTTCCGGCGTCAATCCTGCGGCGAACGGTGGTGCCAATTTTGTGACTACTTCTTTGTACGTTGGAGATCTGGACCTGAATGTCACGGATTCGCAGCTTTATGACATTTTTAATCAGGTGGGTCAGGTGGTTTCGGTTCGGGTTTGCCGAGACTTGACGACCCGGCGATCTCTCGGTTATGGTTATGTCAACTACAGCAACCCACAAGATG CTGCAAGAGCATTGGATGTGCTGAACTTTACCCCTTTGAATGGAAAGCCTATTAGAGTTATGTATTCTCACCGTGACCCAAGCATTCGCAAAAGTGGGGCTGGAAATATATTTATCAAG aATTTAGACAAGGCCATTGACCACAAAGCTCTACATGATACATTTTCTGCATTTGGTAGTATCCTGTCTTGCAAAGTGGCTTTAGATTCCTCTGGCCAGTCAAAAGGCTATGGTTTTGTGCAATTTGACAATGAGGAGTCTGCTCAGAAAGCAATTGAGAAGCTGAATGGCATGCTGTTGAATGATAAGCAAGTTTATGTAGGACCCTTTCTTCGTAAACAAGAAAGAGATGGTGTTGTTGACAAATCCAAATTTAACAATGTATTTGTAAAAAATCTTTCTGAGACAACCACTGAAGAGGATTTGAACAAAGCTTTTTCTGAATTTGGGACACTCACCAGTATTGTTGTGATGAGGGATGCTGATGGCAAATCAAGATGCTTTGGAtttgttaattttgaaaatgctGATGATGCTGCTAGGGCAGTTGATGCCCTTAATGGAAAGTTAGTTGATGATAAGGAGTGGTATGTTGGGAAAGCACAGAAAAAATCTGAAAGAGAAGTTGAGTTAAAGCACCGGTTTGAACAAACTATGAAAGAGGCAGCTGACAAGTACCAGGGGGCAAATTTGTACATTAAAAATTTAGATGATAGCATTGGTGATGATAAGCTTAAGGAACTGTTTGCTCCATTTGGCACAATCACCTCTTGCAAG GTCATGCGTGACCCCAATGGTATAAGCAGAGGTTCTGGATTTGTTGCATTCTCAACCCCTGAAGAGGCATCTAGAGCT CTTATTGAGATGAATGGCAAAATGGTTGTTAGCAAACCATTGTATGTAGCACTTGCACAGCGGAAGGAAGATAGAAGAGCCAGATTGCAG GCTCAGTTCTCTCAAATACGGCCAGTTCCCATGGCTGCTTCAGTTGCCCCTCGGATGCCAATATATCCCCCTGGTGGTCCAGGTATTGGACAGCAGGTGTTTTTTGGTCAAGGTCCTCCTGCAATGATTCCTTCTCAA GGTGGCTTTGGTTATCAGCAGCAGCTTGTTCCTGGTATAAGGCCTGGTGGAGGACCAATGCCAAATTTCTTTGTTCCAATGGTTCAGCAGGGTCAGCAAGGCCAGCGCCCTGGTGGCAGACGTGCAGGAGCTGTCCAGCAAACTCAGCAGCCTGTTCCAATGATGCAACAGCAG ATGTTGCCTAGAGGAGGACGTGTCTATCGCTACCCCCCTGGAAGAGGTTTGCCTGATGTACCCATGCCTGGTGTTGCTGGAGGCATGTTTTCCGTTCCATATGATATGGGAGGTATGGCATTGCGTGATGCGGCACACTCTCAACCTATCCCTATTGGTGCTCTGGCTTCTGCTCTGGCAAATGCTACACCAGACCAACAGAGAACA ATGCTGGGAGAGAATCTTTACCCGCTAGTGGAACAGCTGGAGCCTGAAAATGCGGCCAAGGTGACTGGAATGCTTCTGGAGATGGATCAGACTGAGGTTTTGCATTTACTCGAGTCCCCAGAGGCTTTGAAGGCAAAAGTAGCCGAAGCTATGGAGGTTTTGAGGAATGTTGCCGCAGCTCAGCAGCAACAAGCTGGCAATGCAGCGGATCAGCTAGCTTCTCTGTCGCTGACTGAGAACCTCGTGTCGTGA
- the LOC120070195 gene encoding 40S ribosomal protein S16: MAAPIESVQCFGRKKTAVAVTYCKRGRGLIKINGCPIELVEPEILRFKAYEPILLLGRHRFSGVDMRIRVKGGGHTSQIYAIRQSIAKALVAFYQKYVDEQSKKEIKDILVRYDRTLLVADPRRCEPKKFGGRGARARFQKSYR; the protein is encoded by the coding sequence ATGGCGGCTCCGATCGAATCGGTGCAATGTTTCGGACGTAAGAAGACGGCGGTGGCCGTCACCTACTGCAAACGCGGCAGGGGTTTGATTAAGATCAATGGCTGCCCAATCGAGCTTGTTGAGCCAGAGATCTTGCGCTTTAAGGCCTATGAGCCCATCCTCCTCCTTGGACGTCACCGTTTCTCTGGTGTCGATATGCGCATCAGAGTGAAAGGTGGAGGTCACACCTCCCAGATCTACGCCATCCGCCAGAGTATTGCCAAGGCTCTTGTTGCTTTCTACCAGAAGTACGTGGATGAGCAGAGTAAGAAGGAGATTAAAGACATTCTGGTCAGGTATGATAGGACTTTGCTTGTTGCCGATCCTAGGCGCTGTGAGCCCAAGAAGTTTGGTGGTCGTGGTGCTCGTGCTAGGTTTCAGAAATCATATCGTTGA